The following nucleotide sequence is from Glycine max cultivar Williams 82 chromosome 9, Glycine_max_v4.0, whole genome shotgun sequence.
taagtcatatataagtttaattaaaaactaataattgcACATTTTTCgacctttactttttttttcaccatATTCAACACTTAAAAGGTCACTCACATGCCATAAATACTCCAGACTCTCTGTCTCATCATATTTCCCTCCCCTCTATAAccttagaagaagaaaaaaaaaacacaatttaagCAGGCTAGGCCATCGACTAGACATCTGGCCAGTCTTTACCCCTATCTAACGTTAAATgataatttgatgataaaagaaaagagtttaaaATAAATCTATAAGTTGTGTGGGAATAAGTGATGAATTGATTTGTGGGTGTGTGTATGTATGCTCATGTTGACAGTGTCAAGTGTGAAATTTCTTTTGAGCTATGTTTGTTTGAGAGGAAAGAAATAAAGTATATGATGAGTGAGAAAGTCTGGGGTGGTTAAAATTGTATGCCAATCAGTCGCATTAATAGATTTCTTGTTTATTATCAATACGAGACAAATGAATTATATTCAGTCGCATTAACCGGAAGTAGAGCTCTTAGTAGAGCTTAAAAAGAAGGGAAAACATAAAACAGAATGTCAACAACCATGAATTATATTCACCAAAGTGAAGAGCCTTGTCCTCAACCAACAACCATGAATTCAGGTTCTAGCGAAGACGGACACAACACCTCatgaacattaaaaaaaaaataaagaaaatagtatCTTCAGTTCAGTAGTTaactaaccaaaaaaaaaagtaaacgaAGTATAATAATCCCacataaaaatatatgcaaCACTGATCCAGAAAATGTCTTAATATTCCCATTTCTTCAACTCCATGCCATCAGGAGGACTTCCCTCTACCTTCTTTGTTCCCACTTCTTTCCAGTTTGTAGACAGAACTGTCCCATTAGACTCAACCTatacaagaaaatagaaaagagatCAGGTGCAATGTATACATTGCAGTATGCAGTGAAGACAAAATTTGCTGGCATTCTCAATATAAATTAACAAGATATTAGAAGATGCCACAATAGGGaggaattaaaaatttgaatatattatgACCAGGACTTACAAATGACTTTTTCATTGCTCTTCTTGTATCCTCATCTGCATCTTGATATATTTCGCGGAAAAATTTGTTCAATGCAGCATCGCCATCAAGCTTTTCATCTTTCTCCTGAAATGAATGAAGAATGTTAGGAGCAAGAGTTGCAATCACTAAAATACAAAGAATTAAGAGACTTTACAAAGACAGCAAACATACCTCTTTCTTGACTTGAGCTTCAATCTTGTCCCAATCTCTTGTTTGTTTTGAGGATGGGTAAGAAGGTCTTTGACTTCCAGTAACTGCAAAATTCACAGAAAGGGATAAACCATTTTTGCAAGGAAATCGAGATAAAAGTTAAGAGATGGGACAAAATTTAGTCCATATGCCAACAATAAGGTCCAACACAGCAAGAACAATTCTCTGAAAATCCCTCTCAGATAAGAATCCAGGACAATTACGTCAACATAAAAATTTGGCAACCAATAGATGTAGTAAACCACGGGTTACATCTTTTTCACAATTACCCTATTTGGTTTTTTGCCCTATTTCACATTTGCCCTATTGGGCAAGTTCCCAGCAGTTGAAACCTATTTGGCGAGATTTATTTGCATTGTATCTGCTGTCATTGATATAGCATTTTACCTAAGTCACCAAACAGGAAATAGAGGAGCAAACAGAGGAGGGAAACTCCAGGATCCAGATAAATCTTAAGTTACCTGAAGAAGCATTAACCCTCTGTTGAACAACGATGTCTCTGGTGAATTCTAGAGATGTCCAGTGAATAGGTTCTGCTTTTGCAAGACGAATTTCAATTTTGGTGGACAAAACTTCATATTGACAATTGGAAGGTATGATCTGTTTAAGAAAACCAAAGATCAACACAATATACACCTATACAGAAGTAACAgaataacaaaacaaacactAAGATAAACCATATAGAGGAGTTTAACATGCAACTTCGGCATTACAGGGGCTTAAgactagaaaaaataaaatcaaataagataaaataaccaaaatttaACTATCTCCAGTATTCACGTTATATCACCTCCAAAATTATAGTATATGCCTATAAGGCTGTCAGATACATTTGTCCCAGTGAtccaagcttttttttttatatactgaCAAAAAGCTCTTATTCATACCTTTCCAAATAAGCGAGGTTGAAAAACATATGTGTCTTCTCCTGTGACATTAATACTAACACTTagctacaaaagaaaaaacagggGAGTTAGAATCATCAAAATGAATagaagtgtaataaaagcaagcATAAGAAGCAATGActgaatattattataatgtgaCCCATACTATTTGTTCACCGAAGTCAACAGTAATGCTttcctttgggattttcttTGCAAATATGGTCACAACCACCTGATCATGTTTCTGGTAGAATTCATGCCTGCATAAGTTAGATACTAAATTAacatattgttaaaaaaatcattcatttgACTTTACCCAAATCCTTAACTTTTGGGATGATTAGTTCTTAAAACAGTAACAAAATCTGTATAATCAAGTAGTCAGAAATTAGGTCTTTCCTCCCCTCATCAAGTTAAATCTTAGCAGAAGGTTAGGGCTATGCATTGTTCATGCTAAAGCCCAAAAATGTTAGACAGCAAACCATTCACGAACTTCATCTAATAGATTAATCATTTGGGAGAGTTAATTTTTAACGCACAACAGATATCAAAAGATATGCACAATAAATACAACAGCAGTAGCACtcttgaaatatataataatattcctaGCAATGAATATGCACAACCGTAAAGTAAAAGCAGGTTTGACCTATATTTAGGTTTAGTCACTGTAACTGTTGGCTTCTCTAGAAGATCATCTTGTTGCTGAACATCTTTTGGAGTAACATCTTCTGTTGTGGCCTTTTCCTCTATAATAGGTGGGGTATAAGATTCTTCTGTTCAACACAATATGTCCGTCAAGCTCATTTCAGTTTCAAGGCCAAAATTGGCATAAATCCACATTTTCCCCTTCCAACAGTCAAGATACAATCATTGGTCATATAAAACATTCTAAAACATGAAAAGTAAATCCAAAAGACAAATAAGTTTcatcaaataaaaagaattttaccACTAGAAAGAATAAAGTTTACCTGCAATGAGCTTATCACATTCTTTGATCAAAGTAGCAAACCTTGAGTTGTCTGGAGACAATGATGCACCCACCTCCAGAGCAGCCTTTGCAGTTTCATATTCCTCAAGCTTCATGCAAGCAGTACTGCAATTGAAGCAGCAAAGCAAAAATTAAATCAAGCATAGCACAGTTGAACAAGGATAAAGAATTGAGTACATCTAatgtcaaaatataaaatagtatgCGATATGATGATGCACAGAAAGCAATTTCAATCAACTTTAGCCACAGATATCCTCATTAACATTTAACCatcacataaaataattatctatcagtatcaatttaaattattttgtaataagcAAAAATTATAAGCTACCTCAGAAACTATTCCTCAGTAGACATAACAACATGAATATCCCCTTTGTTTCCTATTGTTCTCCACAGCAATAGGGGTCTATCATTATTATAATGGAATACAACCATTGGATTAAATAACCATTGTCTATTAAGGCTTCAAAGTAAAATTGGTTGAGCAAGACTTCAGAATTTGCATGATGCAGCTAAATCAGCCACATTTCACACATAACATGCAACCTCCTTGTCCCAGGCACACCTCAATACCTAGGCAGCTAAGTAGCTGCTTTTGACAAcatttagcaaaaaaaatttacaatcacAAATTGACATGTATAATAAGTTTGTTGTTTTTTAcactaattatcttaaaattcatATCTACcatttatatatagaaaaaaactCAAAGTGAATAGTGATAATTATAGTATGATTAAGAAAGGGAAAGGACAAGGTGATGTGGTACTTACCCTTTCCGCAAATATGCTTTTGGTAGAGAAGGATTCAATTCAATTGCTTTGTTAGCATCAGCCACAGCCTCTGCACAAAAGCAAGAAAATTAGTTCCCAAAATTAGTAATTAGTCAAACATTACAACCACATGTCTGCAGGGCGCCATGAATACAAAATAAACaccatataaattttgattttttcagaaaaaacaAGGAAGCCAAAGACATTATTAGAcaataaaaacaatttcatCTTGGTCAAATGAACTAACTTCGACCATGAGGACCCAATTGAACACAGATTCCGTCGCAAGCAAAACCCCAATGATTCATACAGAACAGCCAAAAGGgtattagaaaaacaaaaacttttcaAGGGAGGGCGTGAGGGTGTACCAGTGAAGTTGTTGAGTTTGATGTTGGCTTGGGCGCGGTCGGCGTAGAATTCGGCTTTGTTGGGTTCGAGATGAATGGCCTGAGAGAGAAGGTCCACGGCGAGTTCGAAGTGGTCTTCGACGAAGGCCTCTTTGGCTTTTGCTTCGAGATCGGAAGCcatgagagagggagagagagagggacaGAGAGGAAAAAAGGAGTAGGAAttgaatggagaagaagatTCTAGAGAGGGAAAACGAAGGGTTGTGATTTGGAATtggaagagaaagaaggaaTAGGAATGAATGATTGACTGACCTGAATGAATAAATGAATGAGAGAGAGGTGAGTGGGTATATAGAGTTAGAGAGAGTGGAACCGGCTAACTGAAAGGGGAAGGGAGTAGACTTTTGCAAGTCTTCCCAAaatcattataatattattatttgtaattaataataagttttttctttgatgatattttagatgATAGAAGGTTACGATTCATCAAAAAAAGATGATAGAAggttacaaattatattttagatttgcaTAAACCATTTATATTATGATGATagaaagttatttaaaaaaaaatgtggctTCTTTAAATCGAGAAACTCATTTGAGAGGAGAAAATAACAAAACTCAATCGTTAATGAAAAAATCAACTATTGGTGTCATTTGTTACGTATGTATACATAATATTTAACTGTTGAATTCTTCGTATTAGAACCCTATCTCTAAACTCCAACAACAATATTTAACCACTAGACTAATATActtcattaatatataaataaaagttataatGTATACCTTCAATCAAAACTAacatttcatatatatttacttctacaatataaaaaaatcgatatatatatatatatatatatatatatatatatatattagtattgataatatttttgatAAACTAGTActactaatattattaatattgttaatAATATTAGTAGCATTTTAAtggataaattaatattttaatgaatataaatataaatatggtaaaagaagattaattaaaaatatttgatataaatATTGAACATTTAATTTGCATATTTTAGTCACTcaaatttatacatataattttcaataaacccTCTTCTAATGTATTTATATCATatccaaaatatttatattgtagTAAAAGTATATTTATGTATACATATAgtagtatttattaaattattagtttatctataaatatactaataatggcattatatattattagtattcatttatgaataatattatttatactaataagatatatataaatttgttttttagtaCTAATAAATACATGTTGCATGActgaaaattaatatatatatatatatatatatatatatatataatatcaacaattatataattttgcaatattatcaaaaataataatatattaatatactaataatattcacagctttaatttaatgatattattattaatactatatatatatatatatatatatatatatatatatatatatatatatatatatatatatatatatatcatttttttatctagTAATAAATACATGcatatgtaattttagttttaattgaagGTGTGTCTACCCATGATAACGGGTGGGATAAAACATGTTTGACTTCTTTGTTTCCGCCTCCAACATGTGGGTGCATATTCAGTATTAAAGTAGTGAATTTAAAACTATAATGTTCATCTTTATCTCTGTCAAATTTTATCAGGTTTAGATATATTCATGGATAATttgtcactatttttttttaatttttatttattaatatctttttcaataaattatatattaagttattaattatattttaattcaaaaaaatgtaaaataataataaataacaaagatTTTAAAGgtgaagaattaaattatatatatatatatatatatatatatatatatatatatggtaatCACGTTAATTAATTAGGGTTTGGTTCCCAACAAAATCTCAAGGTATTCTCATAAGTTTCACTCATCGTTTATGACACTAATCCTTAGTCATGTATAATTTTAAGTCTGCtacttaattattaatattattataatttaaattatttaactttcaaactaattaatttatattattaaaaaattaaactataacAACAATTCTTATATtgttatatgtatgtatatattgtaacaaaaaattatattaaaaattatgtgacAGGTACGAGTATAGTTACGGgaataataaataatcatttaatttagaaaaatcgCATAATACATGTATCCATATTCATGTTTAATTAAAGTCAGTGATGGGATATTTCATGTCAAAGTCAAGATAAATGGAGTAAGTTTTCTTTTGGAAAGAGAAGTTAACAACGGCACAACACTTATAAAGGATTTTGGTTCCTCCCTTGATCACAAGGCTggagggaagaagaaaagaatttatgaaaaagaaaagaaatgggaGATGCTTGGTATACGTGACATGCATGCCAAATATGGTTGTtccttttgttatttcttttggtaaaagtaatatatataccaATGTTGAAATTATGTATAGAGATGGAAAAGGTGAGAATAGAGATTTTGTACAACATTTGCGTATGTGACAATGCCATATTGTTAATTCTACATTGATATGAGAATTTGTTAGATTGtgtgaaattttattgaattaacAATAGCCATGTATTACGACTAACATTAATTTCtaactcagaaaaaaaaaactgatagcATATATACTAAAAGCGTTACTGTAAGGGCATACAACAAATAAGGAACCATGCTGCATTTGGTGATGGAAAGGCCAAAGAAAGATCAAATTATGTATGGGATATAAACCATTTGCAATTGGGCAAGAAACCCGAAGGAATTAATCTCGATCAAGCTAAATTAATTAGACGTCtgttctaaaatataattattgtgtGTGTGAATTTCAAGCTAAATTGATTAGACAAAATTTATTAGAAGACAACCAGGGATCAGGCCGAGCTGACTAAAATATGATTAGTTTACAAAATACTGATATAACggatctaaaatataattggtGTCTGATATgagggttttttttatttcagtgaaaaaaatattaattgttcaACTACCAATATGTTATTAGTTCAAAtagaattgaatttaattttttttaaagtgaaatctcatcttcaatttttcttgtgaaaaaaatataattgagatGAAAGATTTTACTAACATAATCAACTAAATTTTTTAGTAGAGATTATTTATAAACGAAATTGGTGGATATATACCTTCCATAAATATCATGATgaccccaaaaaaattaaaataaacacatcatgtttttgtttaaaaaagtcgtaatctttgaaaaattatgttttgataCCTAAGTTGTGAGGTCCATTGAATAGCATTCAACATGGCCCAAGATTCTGCAACTGCAGGTTTCAGGATACCACTAAAGAATGAGGATGCTGCTTTGAGAAAATTGTTATGCATTCCATGTAAATAGATCCCAATACCAAAAGATTGTGTATCTTTGAAAATCGCAGCATCTAAATTACATTTAATGTAACCGTTTGGAGGTGGAGACCAAACATTTTGATGCGTATGGGGTCAGAGTTTGGAGTATATAGGTTGGTCTTTTGGCATGCGTCTATTCTGCAAAAAAATGATTAGCAAGAGGGATATCAAGTGAGGCTGGTACATTTGATTCATTCCAGTTCTTGTCATTACGCTACTTCCATATAGACCACAAAGTGACTGTCAATTTAGAAGCAATATATGGTTGGGATTGTTGGATCAAGCTAAAAAGGAGGTCATTAATTCCTTCTACATCATCACGCAGGTCATTAATTCCTTCTACATCATCACGCTTACTTTCTATTATGGACCAAAGACCATATGTCTGCCAATATTGTTTCGCCTTGCAACAATCAACAAATAAATGTCATTCATTTTCATAGTGGTGAGAATATAAACAACAACCTGGTGGACATTCAACACCCTTTTTGATCAGGCATTGAGGAGTTGGAAAACATGCAAGCACACTAAGAGCTCATCTTGTTGCTTAACGCGTGTTCACTTAGTCCAGTTGGACATGTGTGCTTAGCACAAGCTTCACGCTAAGCGTACAAGAAAGTTCTAGAGCTCTGACCGATCCATTTCACTCCATTTCTGAAGGAGAGGAAACAAGAAGCAGATGAAAGCAAAAAAGCcattgttgaaagaaatcaCTTTCTAGAGCTCTGGCCGATCCATTTCACTCCATTTCTCTTCATTTCATTCCACCTTTTATATTTGTAAGTTTCTCATGACAATAAGAAGCTAAAACCACCCATTGTTGGGAGCTCTGCAATCCAAACTctctttgatgtaatgattCTAAACTATCTATTAATATgatgttgatattattattctttcCTTTGCTCATTCACATGTTTgtggtctgatcatccattttCATGAACTATTTTAGGATTTAGacattggaaaatgtttatGTGCTAAGAACTTGGAAAGAACATTTAGGTGATCCATGTCTAGGGATAGAGTGATATTGTTTAACATGTTTATGCATCTTTGTTTGTAatgcaaattatttaatataactcTTAAGGGATTAGGAGTAATATTAGGTGATTTAAGCTCTCTCACTTGAGGGATCATGGTTAGAGCATGCTAGAAGATGCAGGTAATAATCATATTCATgttaaaaagagaaatatcaATTACGATTGCATCAAGAGTAGTTATGGTAAATGGATCCCCCAACATGTTCCATAACTCGTCACCAACACCATCTCACAACTCTGagtgtttattttcttaacctTTCATGTTCATGTTCATTGCTTGAAGTTAATTCACATTACTTTGTCATTTGTACTTAATCAATGAGCAAGATTCAATTTGAGTCACACATTGcttaaacattatatatatatatatatatatatatatatatatatatatatatatatatatatatatatataacactccgagtacaaacaaagtccttgtGGATTCGATACTCGATTTTACCATTTTATTTCTACTTGTACAAATTGGTACGTTTGTCAATGAGCCAACAATGATGTAATCACTACTACATAAAAGGGCTTTAACATCGATTCTAGAGGAGTTTCAACATCAGTTCTAGAATCAATTTTGAGACAACCATCATTGAAAGTATGCATTTTCAACATTAGTTTTAAAACCAATGTAGAAAATCATTATCTACATCGGTTCTAGCTAAAACAAATGTAGAAATGTGGCAAAAATTGTATATTCTGAagtgctttctacatcggttctgaaataattgatgttgaaagtTGTATATAATATCAGTTTTTG
It contains:
- the LOC100194421 gene encoding SGT1-2, with translation MASDLEAKAKEAFVEDHFELAVDLLSQAIHLEPNKAEFYADRAQANIKLNNFTEAVADANKAIELNPSLPKAYLRKGTACMKLEEYETAKAALEVGASLSPDNSRFATLIKECDKLIAEESYTPPIIEEKATTEDVTPKDVQQQDDLLEKPTVTVTKPKYRHEFYQKHDQVVVTIFAKKIPKESITVDFGEQILSVSINVTGEDTYVFQPRLFGKIIPSNCQYEVLSTKIEIRLAKAEPIHWTSLEFTRDIVVQQRVNASSVTGSQRPSYPSSKQTRDWDKIEAQVKKEEKDEKLDGDAALNKFFREIYQDADEDTRRAMKKSFVESNGTVLSTNWKEVGTKKVEGSPPDGMELKKWEY